A genomic window from Candidatus Bathyarchaeota archaeon includes:
- a CDS encoding ArsR family transcriptional regulator, whose product MMILENPTRRDIIKRLSEEPNYSLQLAKDLGLGQQLVAKHLRIMEEAGMVASSVEASPLGPKRKIYTLDKNVSVTLDVSRHFFKAKVVFFDSEPEREEISDTSASLMDKMDQTLERPKQFETITPFTSIISEIDKQLESLENERAILLYIRNFAMKEASHIVELFTNPDTRRIIRYALDEHDISVKSISESLNLRETIVRQALSKLKQSFNIGVEIVDENPKENQ is encoded by the coding sequence TTGATGATTCTGGAAAACCCCACACGAAGAGATATCATAAAACGTCTCAGCGAGGAACCAAATTACTCCCTTCAGTTGGCAAAAGATTTAGGCCTAGGTCAACAGCTGGTTGCAAAACATCTGCGGATAATGGAAGAAGCTGGAATGGTGGCATCTTCTGTTGAAGCCAGTCCCCTTGGTCCCAAACGCAAAATCTACACCCTGGACAAGAACGTTTCTGTTACTTTGGATGTTTCCCGACATTTTTTCAAGGCCAAAGTTGTATTTTTTGACTCTGAGCCTGAACGAGAAGAAATCTCTGATACTTCTGCTTCTCTGATGGATAAAATGGACCAAACCCTGGAACGTCCAAAACAGTTTGAAACCATCACACCTTTTACCAGTATAATTTCTGAAATAGACAAACAACTAGAATCCTTGGAGAATGAACGTGCAATTTTGTTGTATATCAGAAATTTTGCAATGAAAGAAGCTTCCCACATCGTTGAGTTATTCACGAATCCTGATACAAGAAGAATCATCCGTTACGCTTTAGATGAACATGACATCAGCGTGAAAAGCATCTCTGAATCCCTAAATTTGAGGGAAACTATTGTTCGTCAGGCATTATCAAAATTGAAACAGAGTTTTAATATTGGAGTTGAAATTGTTGACGAAAACCCAAAAGAAAACCAGTAA